Proteins encoded in a region of the Nocardia asteroides genome:
- a CDS encoding amino acid permease translates to MTTESARRWRRRLPDTATEAGAPTLARRLGRLDLTAMGVGTIVGAGIFVITGVAAAEKAGPAIVLSFALAGAVCVLVALCYSELAAMAPVSGSAYTYTYATLGEGPAFLVGWNLLLEFVIAGAAVAIGWSGTTVSALDSLFGITVPHTLTAGPAEGGVVNLPAVLIVAAVVAVLVGEVSFTARVTKVLVGVTIGVLVLVIAVGAPHAAMDNWTPFAPFGIGGVIGGAAIAFFAFLGFDVVAASAEEARNPRRDIPFAIIGTVLIATVLYALVSAVLTGMVPFETLNNSAPIATAFGAVRIGWIGDVIVIASIIALTKGLLLIVYAQVRLMFAMCRDRLLPYRLAATGKRSTPVRLTLLLGVVGAVIAGLLPIDIVVELVNIGALSAFAVVCVGVLVLRRAEPERERPFRTPLVPLVPLLALIGCVLLATTLEALTWVRFGVWVLVGIAVYLGYGRKRSTLAAPQPTGTN, encoded by the coding sequence ATGACCACCGAATCAGCCCGGCGATGGCGCCGCCGCCTGCCCGACACCGCGACCGAGGCGGGCGCGCCCACGCTGGCGCGCAGACTCGGACGACTCGATCTCACCGCCATGGGCGTGGGCACCATCGTCGGCGCCGGGATCTTCGTCATCACCGGGGTGGCCGCCGCGGAGAAGGCCGGGCCCGCCATCGTGCTGTCGTTCGCCCTGGCCGGAGCGGTGTGCGTACTGGTGGCGCTGTGCTATAGCGAACTCGCGGCGATGGCGCCGGTCTCCGGCAGCGCCTACACCTACACCTACGCGACCCTCGGGGAAGGACCGGCGTTCCTGGTCGGCTGGAACCTGCTGCTCGAGTTCGTCATCGCGGGCGCCGCGGTGGCGATCGGCTGGTCCGGGACCACTGTGTCCGCGCTGGATTCGCTGTTCGGCATCACCGTCCCGCACACTCTCACCGCCGGGCCCGCCGAAGGCGGCGTGGTGAACCTGCCCGCCGTACTGATCGTCGCCGCCGTCGTCGCGGTGCTGGTCGGCGAGGTGAGCTTCACCGCACGGGTCACCAAGGTGCTGGTCGGGGTGACCATCGGCGTGCTCGTCCTGGTGATCGCCGTCGGCGCGCCGCACGCGGCCATGGACAACTGGACACCGTTCGCCCCGTTCGGGATCGGCGGCGTCATCGGCGGCGCCGCGATCGCGTTCTTCGCCTTTCTCGGTTTCGACGTGGTCGCCGCGTCGGCGGAGGAGGCCCGCAACCCGCGCCGCGACATTCCGTTCGCCATCATCGGCACGGTGCTCATCGCCACCGTGCTCTACGCGCTGGTCAGCGCTGTGCTCACCGGTATGGTGCCGTTCGAGACGCTGAACAACAGCGCGCCGATCGCGACGGCGTTCGGCGCGGTGCGCATCGGGTGGATCGGCGACGTCATCGTGATCGCCTCGATCATCGCGCTCACGAAGGGCCTGCTGCTGATCGTGTACGCCCAGGTGCGGTTGATGTTCGCGATGTGCCGCGACCGGCTGCTGCCCTACCGGCTGGCGGCCACCGGGAAACGCTCCACTCCGGTGCGGCTGACTTTGCTGCTGGGCGTGGTCGGCGCCGTCATCGCGGGACTGCTGCCGATCGACATCGTGGTGGAATTGGTCAATATCGGCGCGCTGTCGGCGTTCGCGGTGGTGTGCGTGGGCGTGCTGGTGCTGCGCCGGGCCGAGCCCGAGCGCGAACGCCCGTTCCGCACCCCGCTGGTACCGCTGGTTCCGCTGCTCGCGCTGATCGGTTGCGTGCTGCTCGCGACCACCCTCGAGGCGCTGACCTGGGTGCGATTCGGTGTGTGGGTACTGGTCGGCATCGCGGTCTACCTCGGATACGGGCGCAAGCGCTCCACGCTCGCCGCACCGCAGCCCACGGGAACGAACTGA
- a CDS encoding LLM class flavin-dependent oxidoreductase: protein MSLSFHWFLPTYGDSRGLVAGGHGTFMSGDRPATLRYLNQIGAAAEDNGFEAVLTPTGAWCEDAWLTTAMMVETTETLKFLVAFRPGLVSPTLAAQMAATFQRHSGGRLLLNVVTGGEPHEQQAYGDFLDKARRYARTGEFLHVVRELWTSTEPVTFEGEHIRVHQALLANRPDPAPPVFFGGSSEPAGPIAARYSDTYLTWGEPLSAVSGKLEWIRGLAVDHGRVLDYGLRIHVISRDTSEQAWAEADRLLAGIDPADIERVQASLARSESEGQRRMSELHGGSTERLEIAPNLWAGVGLVRGGAGTALVGSHAEVADRLTEYARLGIDHFILSGYPHLEEAYWFGEGVLPILERKGLWRHPNRPTRVAAATPFAAAASS from the coding sequence ATGAGTCTGTCGTTCCACTGGTTCCTGCCCACCTACGGTGATTCCCGCGGACTGGTCGCGGGCGGGCACGGCACCTTCATGTCCGGCGACCGTCCGGCCACCCTGCGGTATCTCAACCAGATCGGCGCCGCGGCGGAGGACAACGGCTTCGAGGCTGTGCTCACTCCCACCGGCGCATGGTGCGAGGACGCCTGGCTGACCACGGCGATGATGGTCGAGACCACCGAGACGTTGAAGTTCCTGGTGGCCTTCCGCCCCGGCCTGGTCAGCCCGACGCTCGCGGCGCAGATGGCGGCCACCTTCCAGCGGCATTCCGGGGGCAGGTTGCTGCTCAACGTGGTGACCGGCGGCGAGCCACACGAGCAGCAGGCCTACGGCGACTTCCTGGACAAGGCCCGGCGCTACGCCCGCACCGGCGAATTCCTGCACGTCGTGCGGGAACTGTGGACCTCCACCGAGCCGGTGACTTTCGAGGGAGAGCACATCCGGGTACATCAGGCATTGCTGGCCAACCGGCCCGACCCGGCGCCGCCGGTGTTCTTCGGCGGCTCCTCCGAACCGGCGGGTCCCATCGCGGCCCGCTACAGCGATACCTACCTGACCTGGGGCGAGCCGCTGTCGGCGGTGAGCGGGAAACTGGAGTGGATCCGCGGCCTCGCGGTGGACCACGGTCGCGTCCTCGACTACGGCCTGCGCATCCACGTGATCAGCCGGGACACCTCCGAGCAGGCGTGGGCCGAGGCCGATCGCCTGCTGGCAGGCATCGACCCCGCCGACATCGAGCGGGTGCAGGCGAGCTTGGCGCGCAGCGAGTCCGAAGGTCAGCGACGGATGTCGGAGCTGCACGGCGGCAGCACCGAGCGGCTGGAGATCGCGCCCAACCTGTGGGCGGGTGTCGGCCTCGTGCGCGGCGGCGCGGGCACCGCGCTGGTCGGCTCGCACGCCGAAGTCGCCGATCGGCTGACCGAATACGCCCGCCTGGGCATCGACCACTTCATCCTGTCCGGCTACCCGCATCTGGAAGAGGCGTACTGGTTCGGCGAAGGGGTGTTGCCGATCCTGGAGCGCAAGGGGCTGTGGCGGCATCCCAACCGCCCCACCCGCGTCGCCGCCGCCACGCCCTTCGCGGCGGCCGCCAGTAGCTGA
- a CDS encoding NAD(P)/FAD-dependent oxidoreductase translates to MTRHVDVLIIGAGLSGIGMACHLTKEQTGRSYAILERRTAIGGTWDLFRYPGIRSDSDMYTFGYGFRPWNGTKVLADGPNIRRYIEETAAEYGVTEHIRFGRKVTTARWSSETATWTVEALDEQTGETEVYTSDFLVGCTGYYDYDNGYRPRFPGEENFGGQIVHPQHWPEGLDYTGKRVVVIGSGATAITLIPAMSDKAAHVTMLQRSPTYITALPADDPVAVGLKLAKVPAEIAYRMGRARNIALQRASFQLSRTNPETAKKLLLAAVRMQIGPGLDMRHFTPSYNPWDQRLCVVPNGDLFKVLRSGKASIVTDRIETFTETGIRVASGEELPADVVISATGLSVQMLGGMSLEIDGEPVVTRDRVVYKGALLDGVPNAMMVLGYTNASWTLKADLAAEYFCRVLNHMKKHGFTRVEAVAADGDRGADSVMGGALTSGYIQRGDAVMPRQGTNGPWQVINNYFRDRKLLRKGALEDGVLSFSRAQKAPTAGRPLEGTRSA, encoded by the coding sequence ATGACGCGGCATGTCGACGTATTGATCATCGGCGCTGGGCTGTCCGGAATCGGCATGGCCTGCCATCTCACCAAGGAGCAGACCGGGCGCAGTTACGCGATCCTGGAACGCAGGACCGCCATCGGCGGCACCTGGGACCTGTTCCGCTACCCCGGCATTCGTTCCGATTCCGACATGTACACCTTCGGCTACGGCTTCCGTCCGTGGAACGGCACCAAGGTACTCGCCGACGGCCCGAACATCCGCCGCTACATCGAGGAGACCGCGGCCGAGTACGGCGTCACCGAGCACATCCGGTTCGGTCGCAAAGTCACCACCGCGCGCTGGTCCAGCGAGACGGCCACCTGGACGGTCGAGGCGCTCGACGAACAGACCGGTGAGACGGAGGTCTACACCAGCGACTTCTTGGTCGGCTGCACCGGTTATTACGACTACGACAACGGTTACCGTCCCCGGTTCCCCGGCGAGGAGAACTTCGGCGGGCAGATCGTGCACCCCCAGCACTGGCCCGAGGGCCTGGACTACACCGGCAAGCGGGTAGTGGTGATCGGCTCCGGCGCCACCGCGATCACTCTCATCCCGGCCATGAGCGACAAGGCTGCGCACGTCACCATGCTGCAGCGCTCTCCGACGTACATCACCGCGCTGCCCGCCGACGACCCGGTCGCGGTCGGCCTGAAGCTGGCGAAGGTGCCCGCCGAGATCGCCTACCGGATGGGACGCGCCCGCAATATCGCGTTGCAGCGCGCGAGCTTCCAGCTTTCCCGCACGAACCCGGAGACTGCCAAAAAGCTGCTGCTCGCCGCCGTGCGGATGCAGATCGGCCCGGGCCTGGATATGCGCCATTTCACCCCGAGCTACAACCCGTGGGACCAGCGGCTGTGCGTGGTTCCCAACGGTGACCTGTTCAAGGTGCTGCGCAGCGGCAAGGCTTCCATCGTCACCGACCGCATCGAGACGTTCACCGAGACCGGCATCCGTGTGGCCTCCGGCGAGGAACTGCCCGCCGACGTGGTCATCAGCGCCACCGGCCTGAGTGTGCAGATGCTGGGCGGCATGAGCCTGGAAATCGACGGCGAGCCGGTGGTCACGCGCGACCGGGTGGTCTACAAGGGCGCCCTGCTCGACGGCGTGCCGAACGCGATGATGGTGCTCGGCTACACCAACGCGTCCTGGACCTTGAAGGCGGACCTGGCGGCCGAGTACTTCTGCCGCGTGCTCAACCACATGAAAAAGCACGGGTTCACCCGGGTCGAGGCCGTCGCCGCCGACGGCGACCGCGGCGCCGATTCGGTGATGGGCGGGGCGCTGACCTCCGGCTACATCCAGCGCGGCGACGCGGTGATGCCGCGGCAGGGCACCAACGGTCCGTGGCAGGTGATCAACAACTACTTCCGCGACCGCAAGCTGCTGCGTAAGGGCGCGCTCGAGGACGGGGTGCTGTCGTTCAGCCGGGCGCAGAAGGCGCCGACCGCGGGACGTCCCTTGGAAGGCACGCGCAGCGCCTGA
- a CDS encoding TetR/AcrR family transcriptional regulator translates to MTQSTWSVRAARERSHTSRHRDLLDAAARVFAERGYDNTTVAAITAAGGVSRATMYVYFASKEEIFLALAERVRDEFLAAQEPGIQDDDPRMMLRATIESFATAVATAGPLLRLIHERGAVDPKVAALAEEITERPIRRFTRYLQRQLDAGRITPVVTPRVIAETIGYTLTAGVLARRTADEPGRAEYRDAMGKIAETLLGLVDEDARNVPGSVGG, encoded by the coding sequence GTGACCCAGTCCACCTGGTCGGTGCGCGCTGCCCGAGAGCGTTCGCACACCTCCCGCCACCGCGACCTGCTCGACGCCGCGGCCAGGGTGTTCGCCGAGCGCGGCTACGACAACACCACCGTCGCCGCGATCACCGCGGCGGGGGGCGTCTCCCGCGCCACGATGTACGTCTACTTCGCCTCGAAAGAGGAGATCTTCCTGGCGCTTGCCGAGCGGGTGCGCGACGAGTTCCTCGCCGCGCAGGAGCCGGGCATCCAGGACGACGATCCGCGAATGATGTTGCGCGCCACCATCGAGTCCTTCGCCACCGCGGTCGCCACGGCGGGACCGCTGCTGCGCCTGATCCACGAGCGCGGTGCGGTGGACCCGAAGGTGGCCGCGCTGGCCGAGGAGATCACCGAACGCCCGATTCGCCGTTTCACCCGGTATCTCCAGCGCCAACTCGACGCCGGGCGCATCACCCCGGTGGTCACACCGCGGGTGATCGCGGAAACCATCGGCTACACACTCACCGCGGGCGTCCTCGCCCGCCGAACGGCGGATGAACCCGGTCGCGCCGAATATCGCGACGCCATGGGCAAGATCGCGGAAACGCTCTTGGGCCTGGTGGACGAAGACGCTCGAAACGTTCCCGGATCCGTGGGGGGTTAG
- a CDS encoding pentapeptide repeat-containing protein, translated as MARELDDLPYARYLTALDGDLEAEGDYDCVRVDGGELDDLDVRHARFSESVFTTVTFTRGSLRYSRFADVWLRHVRWVGTELADTGWLDGEMVSGAMSGVDFAGATLRRVRFESCKFDSVNFRGAQLREVSFVDCVLRDCDFAEAALTDVTVPGSALVRLSLRRARLAKVDLRGATALDITDGLDSMRGATVTGLQLMDLAPAFARSVGITVRD; from the coding sequence ATGGCGCGCGAACTCGATGACCTGCCCTACGCGCGGTACCTCACCGCCTTGGACGGCGATCTCGAGGCCGAAGGCGACTACGACTGCGTTCGGGTGGACGGCGGTGAACTCGACGACCTCGACGTGCGGCACGCGCGATTCAGCGAGTCGGTGTTCACGACGGTCACCTTCACCCGTGGGAGTCTGCGCTACAGCCGGTTCGCCGATGTCTGGCTGCGTCATGTCCGCTGGGTGGGCACCGAACTGGCGGACACCGGATGGCTCGACGGCGAAATGGTGTCGGGCGCGATGTCCGGCGTCGACTTCGCGGGCGCGACTCTGCGGCGGGTGCGGTTCGAAAGCTGCAAGTTCGACTCGGTCAACTTCCGCGGCGCCCAGTTGCGCGAGGTGTCCTTCGTCGACTGCGTGCTGCGCGATTGCGATTTCGCCGAGGCCGCGTTGACCGACGTGACGGTGCCCGGCTCGGCGCTGGTCCGGTTGTCGCTGCGCAGGGCACGGCTGGCGAAGGTCGACCTGCGCGGCGCGACGGCGCTCGACATCACCGACGGGCTCGACAGCATGCGTGGCGCGACGGTCACCGGTCTGCAACTGATGGACCTCGCGCCCGCCTTCGCGCGTTCGGTCGGCATCACCGTGCGGGATTGA
- a CDS encoding AraC family transcriptional regulator — protein sequence MVDRDSLRSAAGVRALVRIAGERGMAPAECLAGTALAPAELSDPCAELTAHDELRIVHTVLGRFGDEPGLGLAAAVCHHLRSRGPWGLALLGSRTLRELIEVGLRCVGRAVPFGRLTVQEAGGEARLVYEDADIPASMRTFFAEVTLAGLPAFDRELFSVGVPVRRVSFRHACPRDIKRYRDIFGVVPVFGAPVSAVVFDRGLLDRPLPPANDVARNNCGRLCRDLLDRHRTRTGVAAAVRDRLVRTPGEIPDQATVALGLYMSSRTLSRRLHEEGTSFRALLDEVRQTMSEALLTHTDMTTEQVAARLGYAEAASFIRAFRRWQGCPPQTFRSRGRRLCHAPESV from the coding sequence ATGGTCGACCGGGATTCCCTTCGCAGTGCCGCCGGCGTGCGCGCTCTCGTGCGCATCGCAGGCGAGCGAGGCATGGCGCCGGCCGAGTGCCTGGCCGGTACGGCGCTGGCGCCTGCCGAGCTGAGTGACCCGTGCGCCGAGCTCACCGCGCACGACGAACTGCGGATCGTGCACACGGTGCTCGGCCGCTTCGGTGACGAGCCCGGACTCGGCCTCGCGGCGGCGGTCTGTCACCACCTGCGCTCACGCGGGCCGTGGGGACTCGCGCTGCTGGGCAGCCGGACGCTGCGCGAGCTGATCGAGGTGGGGCTGCGCTGCGTCGGTCGCGCGGTGCCGTTCGGGCGGTTGACCGTCCAGGAAGCAGGCGGCGAAGCGCGGCTGGTGTACGAGGACGCGGACATTCCGGCCAGCATGCGGACATTCTTCGCGGAAGTGACCCTGGCGGGGCTGCCCGCCTTCGACCGTGAGCTGTTCTCCGTAGGCGTCCCGGTGCGGCGGGTCAGTTTCCGCCACGCTTGCCCACGCGACATCAAGCGGTATCGCGACATCTTCGGCGTCGTACCGGTTTTCGGGGCGCCGGTGAGCGCGGTGGTTTTCGATCGCGGTCTGCTGGACCGGCCGCTGCCACCGGCGAACGACGTCGCGCGGAACAACTGTGGCCGACTATGCCGCGACCTGCTCGACCGGCACCGGACGCGCACCGGCGTCGCCGCGGCGGTGCGCGACCGCTTGGTGCGCACGCCGGGGGAGATCCCCGACCAGGCGACGGTGGCGCTCGGGCTGTACATGAGCTCGCGCACCCTGTCGCGGAGGTTGCACGAGGAGGGGACCTCCTTCCGGGCGCTGCTGGACGAAGTGCGTCAGACCATGTCGGAGGCGCTGCTCACGCATACCGATATGACCACCGAACAGGTCGCCGCCCGGCTCGGTTACGCGGAGGCGGCCTCGTTCATCCGTGCCTTCCGCCGCTGGCAGGGCTGCCCGCCGCAAACGTTCCGCTCGCGTGGCAGGCGGCTGTGTCACGCACCCGAATCGGTCTGA
- a CDS encoding protein phosphatase 2C domain-containing protein, with translation MSDEGADLRCAGCSAVGLDSRRCASCGLELGYRYVALPGHDPTPCAECGADRFDTDGRCAQCGRSRAVPDRFDTDLGAVAVLTDRGIVHARNEDAVAAGVLQGVAPEAPSAVVIAVSDGVSTSSRPQVASGAAVRAGVGATAAALATGSPAAEAIMAGLAAAAQAVREVDVPDGPAPSCTYVSAIVAHNGAGTEITVANVGDSRAYWLPAGPGGEPAQRLSVDDSWAQALVDAGAMDERAAMADPRAHTLIRWLGADSPPTPWADNCVRTMRTSGPGMLLLCSDGLWNYSPSPSALAEQVAGASPAQAARMLAEFALRCGGGDNITVALAPIPWESGSPVP, from the coding sequence ATGAGCGATGAGGGTGCCGATCTACGCTGCGCCGGATGCTCGGCTGTCGGGCTCGACAGCCGACGGTGCGCGTCCTGCGGTCTCGAACTCGGTTATCGCTACGTCGCCCTGCCCGGGCACGACCCGACGCCGTGCGCCGAGTGCGGGGCCGACCGATTCGACACCGACGGGCGCTGCGCGCAGTGTGGCCGTTCGCGGGCCGTGCCGGATCGCTTCGACACCGATCTCGGCGCGGTAGCGGTGCTCACCGATCGGGGCATCGTCCATGCGCGCAATGAGGACGCCGTCGCCGCCGGGGTGCTTCAAGGCGTGGCGCCCGAGGCGCCGTCGGCCGTCGTGATCGCGGTCAGCGACGGGGTGTCGACTTCGTCGCGGCCGCAGGTGGCTTCCGGTGCGGCGGTCCGGGCCGGTGTCGGCGCCACCGCCGCCGCGCTCGCCACGGGATCACCCGCCGCCGAGGCGATCATGGCCGGACTCGCCGCCGCGGCGCAGGCGGTCCGCGAAGTCGACGTTCCCGACGGTCCGGCGCCCTCGTGCACCTACGTGTCCGCGATCGTCGCGCACAACGGTGCTGGAACCGAGATCACCGTGGCCAACGTCGGGGACAGCAGGGCCTATTGGTTGCCCGCCGGTCCGGGCGGCGAACCCGCTCAACGGCTGAGTGTCGACGACTCGTGGGCTCAGGCGCTGGTCGACGCGGGCGCGATGGACGAGCGTGCGGCGATGGCCGACCCACGAGCACACACGCTTATCCGCTGGCTCGGCGCCGACAGCCCGCCGACACCATGGGCGGACAACTGCGTGCGGACGATGCGCACCTCGGGGCCCGGCATGCTGCTGCTGTGCTCCGACGGACTGTGGAACTACTCGCCTTCCCCGTCCGCGCTCGCCGAGCAGGTCGCTGGGGCGAGTCCCGCCCAGGCGGCGCGCATGCTCGCGGAGTTCGCGTTGCGCTGCGGCGGCGGCGACAACATCACCGTCGCGCTGGCGCCCATCCCCTGGGAGAGCGGTTCACCGGTTCCATAG
- a CDS encoding SDR family oxidoreductase, producing MTKFAGKTCLITGAASGLGRSTALAAAAKGAALVLTDIAAEGLARTAADARDAGATVHLAEAADVSDYDQVVALAAAAHDAVGSVDIVMNVAGIATWGTVDRLTHSQWRRTIDIDLMGPIHVIEAFVPPMIAAGRGGHVVNVSSAAGLFGLPWHAPYSASKFGLRGVSEVLRFDLARHRIGVSLVCPGAMATPMVDSVDIAGVDRTAEAVQRGVALFMRHAVTPEAAARSIVRGVERNRYLVFTSPDIRVGFWAQRYFPPAYNLAMRGLNWAMNRYVEQQAGAPAN from the coding sequence ATGACGAAGTTCGCCGGGAAAACCTGTCTGATCACCGGCGCGGCCAGTGGTCTCGGTCGCAGTACGGCACTCGCGGCGGCGGCCAAGGGCGCCGCGCTCGTGCTCACCGATATCGCGGCGGAGGGTTTGGCGCGCACCGCCGCCGACGCGCGCGACGCGGGTGCGACCGTCCACTTGGCCGAGGCCGCCGACGTCAGTGACTACGACCAGGTCGTCGCACTGGCGGCGGCGGCCCACGACGCGGTCGGCAGCGTCGACATCGTCATGAACGTCGCGGGCATCGCCACCTGGGGCACCGTCGACCGGCTGACGCACAGCCAGTGGCGGCGCACCATCGACATCGACCTCATGGGCCCGATCCACGTGATCGAAGCGTTCGTCCCGCCGATGATCGCGGCCGGACGCGGCGGCCATGTGGTGAACGTGTCCTCGGCGGCGGGCCTGTTCGGGTTGCCATGGCACGCGCCCTACAGCGCGAGCAAGTTCGGCCTGCGCGGGGTTTCGGAGGTGCTGCGTTTCGACTTGGCGCGCCACCGCATCGGCGTGAGCCTGGTGTGTCCCGGTGCGATGGCCACGCCCATGGTCGACAGCGTCGATATCGCGGGCGTCGACCGTACGGCCGAAGCGGTGCAGCGTGGCGTCGCGCTGTTCATGCGGCACGCGGTCACACCGGAGGCGGCGGCCCGATCCATCGTGCGCGGCGTCGAGCGCAACCGCTACCTGGTCTTCACCTCGCCCGACATTCGCGTGGGCTTCTGGGCGCAGAGGTACTTCCCGCCCGCCTACAACCTCGCCATGCGCGGGTTGAACTGGGCCATGAATCGCTATGTCGAGCAGCAGGCAGGCGCACCCGCGAACTGA
- a CDS encoding phosphotransferase yields the protein MTSAVYLITGIQAAGKSTVAQALAERFPRSAHVRGDVFRRSVVRGRVEMSADPSPEALAQLRLRYSLAAATADAYAGSGFTAVVQDVVLGEFLPWMAGLISTRPRYVVVLAPRPEAVAAREAGRGKDAYDEFTVAGLDKLLRETTPRIGLWLDTSDLTVEQTVDQILDEAGPLEDWSPVRGCRTLKECRAAPAGE from the coding sequence ATGACATCGGCTGTCTACCTGATCACCGGTATCCAGGCCGCGGGCAAATCCACCGTCGCTCAGGCGCTAGCCGAACGGTTCCCGCGCTCGGCCCACGTGCGTGGGGACGTGTTCCGTCGATCAGTCGTGCGCGGTCGCGTGGAGATGAGCGCCGACCCGTCGCCGGAGGCGCTCGCTCAGCTGCGATTGCGGTACAGCCTGGCCGCCGCGACCGCCGACGCCTATGCGGGCTCCGGCTTCACGGCGGTCGTGCAAGATGTCGTACTCGGCGAATTCCTGCCCTGGATGGCGGGTCTGATCAGCACCCGGCCCCGCTATGTCGTCGTGCTGGCGCCGCGCCCCGAGGCGGTCGCCGCACGCGAGGCCGGGCGCGGCAAAGACGCCTACGACGAATTCACCGTCGCCGGTCTGGACAAACTGCTGCGCGAGACCACCCCGCGGATCGGGCTCTGGCTGGACACCTCGGATCTGACGGTCGAGCAGACGGTCGATCAAATACTCGACGAGGCCGGACCACTGGAGGACTGGTCGCCGGTCCGCGGGTGCCGGACGCTCAAGGAATGTCGCGCGGCACCTGCAGGGGAGTGA
- a CDS encoding FAD-dependent oxidoreductase, translating to MTSLWLHGAQVPARLRLTPGSRFDTVVIGGGLTGLVTALLLVENGVEVAVVEGRRVGAGTTGATTGKVSLLQGTRAQQIARHHSDDVLRDYVEANREGQEWLLRFCAAHGVAVDRVAALTYAQSEDEMSAVRAEYAATQKAGLPTELLGEPDVPFPAHGAVRLADQAQLDPMALLAALAADVESHGAPIYESTLVRGVHHGARGDLVIDTEHGDLGARRVVLATGTPILDRGGFFARLTAQRSYLAAFALDEPIPRDMYISAGSPTRSLRRAQGTDGELLLVGGNGHVVGRGGSTREKVDDLVSWTRTWFPSAELTHRWSAQDYSPVGELPYVGPVLPGQHDIQLATGYAKWGLTNGVAAAIALAGRLTGAQPRWAGALASWRPDELKALPAATKTNGAVAGRLSAGWLRVATRHDGAAPAEGCGTVLREGLHPTAVCTVDGVTNRVSAICPHLYGIVNWNDAERTWDCPLHGSRFAADGTLLEGPATSSLTPLQVPRDIP from the coding sequence ATGACGTCCCTATGGTTGCACGGCGCGCAAGTTCCGGCGCGGTTGCGGTTGACGCCGGGATCGCGCTTCGACACGGTGGTGATCGGCGGTGGGCTCACCGGACTGGTGACCGCACTGCTGCTTGTCGAGAACGGCGTCGAGGTGGCCGTGGTCGAAGGCAGGCGCGTCGGCGCCGGGACGACCGGCGCCACCACCGGGAAGGTCAGCCTGCTGCAAGGGACTCGCGCTCAGCAGATCGCCCGCCACCACTCCGACGACGTCCTGCGCGACTACGTGGAGGCCAACCGCGAAGGGCAGGAATGGCTGTTGCGTTTCTGCGCCGCACACGGCGTTGCGGTCGATCGGGTCGCCGCGCTGACCTACGCGCAGAGCGAGGACGAAATGTCGGCGGTGCGCGCCGAATACGCCGCGACACAGAAGGCGGGCCTGCCCACCGAACTGCTCGGCGAACCGGATGTCCCGTTCCCGGCGCACGGCGCGGTCCGCTTGGCCGATCAGGCGCAACTCGATCCCATGGCGCTGTTGGCCGCGCTCGCCGCCGACGTGGAGTCACACGGCGCACCGATCTACGAATCCACTCTGGTCCGCGGCGTGCATCACGGCGCGCGCGGTGATCTGGTCATCGATACCGAGCACGGCGATCTGGGTGCGCGCCGGGTGGTGCTGGCCACCGGGACGCCGATCCTCGATCGGGGCGGGTTCTTCGCTCGCCTCACCGCGCAACGTTCCTATCTGGCGGCGTTCGCACTGGACGAACCGATCCCGCGCGATATGTACATCAGCGCGGGCAGCCCGACCCGTTCCCTGCGTCGCGCGCAGGGAACGGACGGTGAACTCTTGCTGGTCGGTGGCAACGGCCACGTCGTCGGGCGCGGCGGGTCGACCCGCGAGAAAGTCGATGACCTCGTGAGCTGGACGCGGACTTGGTTCCCCAGCGCCGAGTTGACGCACCGGTGGTCCGCCCAGGACTACTCCCCCGTCGGTGAACTCCCTTACGTGGGCCCGGTGCTGCCGGGACAGCACGACATCCAGCTGGCCACCGGTTACGCCAAATGGGGTCTGACCAATGGTGTGGCTGCGGCCATCGCGCTGGCCGGGCGTCTCACCGGAGCGCAACCTCGGTGGGCGGGCGCGCTCGCGAGCTGGCGTCCGGACGAACTCAAGGCGTTGCCCGCGGCCACGAAGACCAACGGGGCTGTGGCGGGCCGACTTTCCGCGGGCTGGTTGCGGGTCGCGACCCGTCACGACGGCGCGGCGCCGGCCGAAGGCTGTGGCACGGTGCTGCGCGAGGGCCTGCATCCGACCGCCGTGTGCACGGTGGACGGCGTCACCAACCGGGTCTCCGCGATCTGCCCGCACCTGTACGGCATCGTCAACTGGAACGACGCCGAACGTACTTGGGACTGCCCGTTGCACGGTTCGCGCTTCGCCGCCGACGGCACGCTGCTCGAGGGTCCGGCCACCAGTTCGCTCACTCCCCTGCAGGTGCCGCGCGACATTCCTTGA